A portion of the Rhodospirillaceae bacterium genome contains these proteins:
- a CDS encoding squalene/phytoene synthase family protein has product MTEYAYCQNLVERFDPDRYLCSLFAGSEIRADLMALYAFNVEVAGIRESVSEPLIGQMRLQWWRDSMDRIFGGAPPAHQVATALSQTINKFDLERSAFDVLLDARTADFDDAPFATLLELESYVENTSATLTRLTLQILGQSESRILEVGRHVGIAWALTGLLRAIPFHARQGRSCLPVELVKGSAYKGPEISEVVAVIGAQASEHLRKAREGQKAVPRTAVAALLSATLADGYLDELKNANFDPFKGDLRAARVSTKIRLLFNVLRGRY; this is encoded by the coding sequence ATGACTGAATACGCGTATTGCCAAAATTTAGTCGAACGGTTCGATCCGGACCGATATTTATGCAGCCTGTTCGCGGGTTCAGAAATTCGGGCGGACCTGATGGCGCTTTACGCCTTTAACGTTGAAGTTGCGGGAATCCGCGAATCTGTCTCTGAGCCCTTAATTGGTCAGATGCGTCTGCAATGGTGGCGAGACAGTATGGATCGAATTTTTGGCGGCGCGCCGCCGGCTCATCAAGTCGCGACGGCCTTGAGTCAGACCATAAATAAGTTTGATTTGGAGCGCAGTGCGTTCGATGTCCTATTGGACGCAAGGACAGCCGATTTCGATGATGCGCCCTTTGCGACCTTGTTAGAGTTAGAATCTTACGTCGAAAATACGTCGGCGACTTTGACCAGATTGACGCTCCAAATTCTGGGGCAGAGCGAGTCTCGCATTCTCGAAGTCGGGCGACATGTAGGGATTGCCTGGGCATTAACAGGATTACTGCGCGCCATTCCGTTTCATGCTCGCCAAGGACGTAGTTGCTTGCCAGTCGAACTGGTCAAGGGGTCGGCCTATAAGGGGCCTGAGATTTCAGAAGTTGTGGCCGTGATAGGGGCTCAAGCAAGCGAACATTTGCGTAAGGCTCGGGAAGGGCAGAAGGCCGTGCCAAGGACTGCCGTGGCCGCATTATTGTCAGCGACGCTGGCCGATGGATATCTCGATGAATTGAAGAATGCTAATTTTGATCCTTTTAAAGGTGACTTAAGAGCAGCGCGTGTTAGTACAAAAATTCGCCTGCTATTTAATGTGTTGAGAGGGCGGTACTAG
- a CDS encoding sodium:alanine symporter family protein gives MEAITSSVNWLNGIVWGVPMLVLILGVGLFLTVGMKFLSILKIPFGFRLLWQGRIPGGDGEISPFNALMTSLAATIGTGNIAGVATAIFLGGPGAIFWMWMTALVGMATKFAEAVCAVHFREKDERGKYVGGPMYYIKNGLGEKWNWLAVCFALFAGIAGFGIGNMVQANSIANALNTTFAIPEWLTGIALVVLVGAVLLGGIGRIATVAGKLVPIMAIAYMGAGTLVLLLNASAIPNAFALIFTHAFTPTAATGGFAGAAVWAAIRFGVARGVFSNEAGLGSAPIAHAAAQTKGPVSQGLVAMLGTFIDTLIVCSFTALAILCTGAWTSGETGAALTAKAFDLALPGVGGYVIAVALTVFAFTTILGWSYYCERSLQYLFGVKIITPFRVVWSLAALVGATLKLGFVWLLADTLNALMAIPNLIALALLSPIVFKITKEFFDTKGKSENNPF, from the coding sequence ATGGAAGCGATCACCAGTTCTGTAAATTGGTTAAATGGCATCGTCTGGGGCGTGCCAATGCTTGTACTGATTCTGGGCGTCGGTCTGTTTCTGACGGTTGGGATGAAATTTCTGTCAATCTTGAAAATTCCGTTTGGCTTCCGGCTTTTGTGGCAAGGCCGAATTCCTGGTGGCGACGGTGAGATTAGCCCCTTCAATGCCCTGATGACGTCCCTGGCTGCGACAATAGGCACTGGAAACATCGCCGGTGTTGCGACGGCTATATTTCTTGGCGGTCCCGGCGCTATCTTCTGGATGTGGATGACGGCGCTCGTCGGCATGGCGACAAAGTTTGCCGAAGCCGTTTGCGCTGTGCACTTTCGTGAAAAAGATGAGCGCGGCAAATATGTCGGGGGACCGATGTATTACATCAAGAACGGCCTCGGCGAAAAGTGGAATTGGCTTGCAGTCTGCTTTGCCCTGTTCGCCGGTATCGCCGGCTTTGGTATCGGTAATATGGTGCAGGCGAACTCCATCGCGAATGCGCTGAATACGACTTTCGCAATTCCTGAATGGTTGACCGGTATTGCCCTTGTCGTCCTGGTTGGCGCCGTGCTGTTGGGCGGCATTGGGCGTATTGCCACGGTGGCAGGCAAGCTCGTGCCGATCATGGCTATCGCCTATATGGGGGCCGGGACCTTGGTTCTACTGCTTAATGCCTCCGCCATTCCCAACGCCTTTGCTTTAATCTTCACGCATGCCTTCACGCCTACCGCGGCAACCGGCGGCTTTGCAGGTGCTGCGGTTTGGGCGGCCATTCGCTTTGGCGTCGCGCGCGGCGTGTTTTCCAACGAAGCCGGCCTTGGCTCGGCCCCGATCGCCCATGCCGCGGCCCAGACCAAAGGTCCTGTCAGCCAAGGCTTAGTTGCCATGTTGGGAACCTTTATCGACACACTGATCGTATGCTCCTTCACCGCTCTGGCGATTCTCTGCACGGGTGCATGGACCAGCGGCGAGACAGGTGCAGCCCTCACCGCCAAGGCGTTTGATTTAGCCTTGCCTGGTGTCGGTGGCTATGTGATCGCTGTGGCTTTGACGGTATTTGCTTTCACGACAATTCTCGGCTGGAGCTACTATTGTGAGCGTTCGCTGCAATACCTGTTCGGCGTCAAGATCATCACGCCTTTCCGCGTCGTATGGTCTTTAGCAGCCCTTGTCGGCGCCACCCTAAAGCTCGGGTTCGTGTGGTTACTGGCCGATACGCTCAATGCATTGATGGCAATTCCAAACCTAATTGCGTTGGCCCTGCTCAGCCCGATCGTGTTCAAGATCACAAAGGAGTTCTTTGACACAAAGGGAAAATCAGAAAACAACCCGTTCTAA
- a CDS encoding transporter substrate-binding domain-containing protein, whose amino-acid sequence MAIRMLLLFLLTLFTADSVNAQGRQLTFVFPQEKNAFHDAAAEIIRQAYATLNVTVVYKTYPAERALQMSNKGLSDGELVRIKDIETKYPNLIRIPVSHVTAEQMAFGKDASVKIDGWKSLKPYRLVFHRGYKVAEQNTVGMNRHLTGTDIIAFKMVDKGRMDIVIANRFTGAKVIQDQGLKHIVMLTPPLQRNPLYHYVHSRHRDLVDDVTRVLKSMQSQGDFSKILKQFGITSKGH is encoded by the coding sequence ATGGCGATCCGAATGTTGTTGTTATTCCTGCTGACCCTATTCACAGCGGATTCGGTCAATGCCCAGGGGAGGCAACTAACATTCGTTTTTCCTCAGGAAAAGAACGCTTTCCACGATGCCGCCGCCGAGATTATCCGCCAGGCCTATGCGACTCTCAATGTCACTGTCGTATATAAGACCTATCCGGCGGAACGAGCGCTTCAGATGTCCAACAAAGGCCTTTCGGACGGCGAATTGGTTCGGATTAAAGACATAGAAACAAAGTATCCCAATCTAATTCGTATACCCGTCAGCCATGTCACCGCTGAACAAATGGCTTTCGGCAAAGACGCGTCGGTAAAGATCGATGGATGGAAAAGCCTCAAGCCATACAGACTCGTTTTTCACAGGGGCTATAAAGTTGCTGAGCAAAACACCGTCGGGATGAATCGCCATCTTACAGGCACCGACATTATTGCTTTCAAAATGGTTGATAAGGGGCGGATGGACATCGTTATTGCCAATCGGTTTACCGGCGCAAAGGTTATCCAGGATCAGGGTCTGAAGCACATTGTTATGCTCACACCGCCCCTACAACGGAATCCATTGTACCATTATGTCCATTCACGGCATCGCGATCTCGTCGACGATGTCACGCGGGTCCTAAAATCCATGCAGTCGCAGGGGGATTTTTCGAAAATCTTGAAACAGTTTGGCATTACTTCAAAAGGTCATTAG
- the secF gene encoding protein translocase subunit SecF: MSGLHLIPVGISLQFIPKRKMFFIASAVIIIASIFLFLGKSLNYGIDFKGGIMIEVKTQGPANIGAMRETLSGLGLGAVELQEFGAVDTVLIRVQRQPGGDQAQDPAVQKVKLALGANVDYRRTETVGPKISDELFWSGVQAVLFAIVAIMIYIWFRFEWQFGIGAIIALSHDVISTIGLFALFQFEFNLSTVAAVLTIAGYSINDTVVVYDRVRENLRKYKSLPFTDLLNRSINETLSRTVITSVTTLLALFALYFLGGEVIRDFSFAMIWGVLIGTYSSICLAVPLLLYLNVNRGTGASQTQVEATEQTS; this comes from the coding sequence ATGTCTGGACTTCATCTCATTCCCGTAGGGATCAGCCTTCAGTTCATCCCAAAGCGGAAAATGTTCTTTATTGCTTCGGCGGTGATTATCATCGCATCGATTTTTCTGTTCTTAGGCAAAAGCCTGAATTACGGCATCGATTTTAAGGGCGGTATTATGATTGAGGTGAAGACCCAAGGTCCCGCCAACATCGGTGCCATGCGCGAGACCTTATCAGGCTTGGGTCTGGGGGCGGTTGAACTCCAGGAATTCGGCGCAGTTGATACGGTGCTCATCCGCGTGCAGCGCCAACCGGGCGGTGATCAAGCGCAAGACCCCGCTGTTCAAAAAGTTAAATTGGCCCTTGGGGCAAATGTGGATTACAGACGGACCGAAACTGTCGGCCCTAAAATCAGTGACGAGCTGTTCTGGTCCGGGGTGCAGGCGGTGTTGTTCGCCATCGTCGCGATCATGATTTATATTTGGTTCCGATTTGAATGGCAGTTCGGCATTGGTGCTATTATCGCGCTTAGTCACGATGTGATTTCGACAATCGGGCTGTTTGCGCTGTTCCAGTTTGAGTTCAACCTTTCAACGGTGGCTGCTGTCCTGACGATTGCGGGTTACTCGATCAATGACACGGTCGTTGTCTATGACCGGGTGCGCGAGAACCTTCGGAAGTATAAATCTCTGCCATTCACGGATTTGCTCAACCGCAGCATTAACGAGACCCTGTCGCGCACAGTTATTACCAGCGTGACGACGTTGCTGGCCTTATTCGCACTTTATTTCTTAGGTGGCGAAGTCATCCGAGACTTCAGCTTTGCCATGATTTGGGGCGTGCTGATCGGAACGTATTCGTCGATTTGCTTGGCCGTGCCATTGTTGCTGTATCTCAACGTCAACCGCGGCACCGGCGCATCTCAAACTCAGGTAGAGGCGACGGAACAAACGTCGTAG
- the secD gene encoding protein translocase subunit SecD produces the protein MIYFAKWKIAMVLGVCLLGLTFLVPNFLSKEAAEGLPDYLPHKQISLGLDLQGGVHLLIEVGVGTVIRERAESVRDDVRVTLRKAKIRYSGLGINGTNVRVTIKDPAKVDQAVSLFTADQAGMDIENSGNNITMAFSDKALKEQKVGAVEQSVEVLRKRIDALGVREPTIIRQGDERILVQVPGIDDPERLKTIIGKTAKMTFHLVDNRQLAPGRVPPGSMRVPDAQDKYQDGSPVTYLVQKRVMVSGESLIDAQPSFDSRTNEAVVSFRFDTRGARKFGDVTTKNVGVPFAIILDGKVITAPVIREPILGGSGQISGRFTVQETQDLSLLLRAGALPAPLTFLEERTVGPGMGADSIAAGKIAAIVGLIAVIVFMVISYGKFGGMADVALMMNIILIGAALSVLQATLTLPGIAGVVLTIGMAVDANVLIFERIREEVAVGRTPISAVDAGYSRAITTIIDANVTTLIAAVLLYQFGSGPIRGFAVTLAIGIVTSMFTAIMLTRLMVVTWLRRNKPTKLEI, from the coding sequence ATGATTTATTTTGCAAAATGGAAGATTGCGATGGTCCTGGGCGTGTGTTTGCTCGGGCTGACGTTTCTTGTGCCAAATTTCCTAAGCAAAGAGGCTGCCGAAGGCTTGCCTGATTATCTGCCTCATAAGCAGATCAGCTTAGGGCTCGATTTGCAGGGTGGTGTACACCTGTTGATTGAGGTCGGCGTGGGTACGGTCATTCGGGAACGCGCCGAATCGGTTCGTGATGATGTCCGCGTGACCCTCCGAAAAGCAAAAATTCGCTATTCCGGTTTGGGAATCAATGGCACGAACGTTCGCGTGACGATCAAGGACCCGGCGAAAGTTGATCAAGCGGTCTCCTTATTTACGGCCGACCAGGCGGGCATGGACATAGAGAATAGCGGCAATAACATCACCATGGCGTTTAGCGATAAGGCCCTGAAAGAACAAAAAGTCGGTGCGGTTGAGCAATCTGTTGAAGTCTTGCGGAAACGAATTGATGCGCTCGGCGTGCGCGAACCGACCATCATTCGCCAAGGTGATGAACGGATTTTGGTGCAGGTGCCGGGCATAGATGATCCTGAACGTTTAAAAACCATCATCGGTAAGACCGCGAAGATGACGTTCCATTTGGTGGATAACCGTCAGCTGGCACCGGGACGGGTGCCGCCGGGGTCGATGCGGGTGCCGGATGCTCAAGATAAATATCAAGACGGCAGCCCCGTCACATATTTGGTCCAAAAGCGGGTGATGGTCAGTGGTGAAAGCCTGATTGATGCGCAGCCCTCGTTTGATTCGCGCACCAACGAGGCCGTGGTTTCTTTCCGGTTTGATACCCGGGGTGCCCGCAAATTTGGTGATGTCACGACAAAAAATGTCGGTGTGCCTTTTGCCATTATTTTGGATGGTAAGGTCATTACCGCACCTGTCATTCGCGAGCCGATTTTAGGCGGTAGTGGCCAGATATCAGGTCGCTTCACGGTTCAAGAGACCCAAGACCTTTCGCTGCTGTTACGTGCTGGTGCACTGCCGGCGCCCTTGACGTTCTTGGAAGAACGAACCGTTGGCCCTGGAATGGGGGCAGACTCAATTGCTGCTGGTAAGATCGCCGCTATCGTCGGTTTGATCGCGGTAATCGTCTTTATGGTCATCAGTTATGGCAAGTTTGGCGGCATGGCGGACGTTGCCTTGATGATGAACATCATTCTGATTGGCGCCGCACTCTCCGTCTTACAAGCAACATTGACCCTGCCGGGCATTGCCGGGGTCGTGCTGACCATTGGCATGGCCGTCGATGCGAATGTGCTGATATTTGAACGTATCCGTGAGGAAGTCGCCGTCGGGCGGACACCAATCTCCGCCGTCGATGCCGGATATTCCCGGGCGATTACCACGATCATTGATGCCAACGTGACGACCTTGATTGCGGCCGTGCTGCTGTATCAATTTGGTTCCGGGCCAATCCGTGGGTTCGCCGTTACGCTGGCGATTGGTATTGTGACGTCTATGTTTACCGCGATCATGCTGACCCGTTTGATGGTGGTGACGTGGCTCCGGCGCAACAAGCCTACGAAGTTGGAGATTTAG
- the yajC gene encoding preprotein translocase subunit YajC, with amino-acid sequence MFVSPAYAQAAGGSGGGGLESFLPIILIFAVFYFLLIRPQQKKQKEHRAMLSQVRRGDRVIMGGGIMGTVTKVIDDHEITVEIADGVKVRVQRALLAQVIAKIDPSQAAPTASNDDSQKKGGMLGGIFGGSRK; translated from the coding sequence ATGTTCGTATCTCCCGCATACGCGCAGGCTGCTGGTGGTTCCGGTGGTGGAGGCCTAGAGAGCTTCCTGCCGATTATCCTGATCTTTGCGGTTTTCTATTTTCTATTGATCCGCCCGCAACAAAAGAAACAAAAAGAACACCGGGCCATGTTGAGCCAGGTGCGCCGGGGTGACCGGGTCATCATGGGTGGTGGTATCATGGGGACTGTGACCAAGGTGATAGATGATCATGAGATCACCGTGGAAATCGCTGACGGCGTCAAGGTCCGCGTTCAACGGGCACTTTTGGCGCAAGTGATTGCCAAGATTGATCCGTCTCAGGCCGCACCGACAGCCAGCAATGACGACTCTCAGAAAAAGGGCGGCATGCTAGGCGGTATTTTTGGCGGAAGCCGGAAATAG
- a CDS encoding ATP-binding protein gives MTDDQLYPLLQRIADSLERLAPAPAEKPDLTASDAYVWHKETEWLEVVPEVNRIELELLQGIEKQRDTLMENTRRFTNGLPANNALLWGARGTGKSSVVKAIHAKINEDKPGALALVEIHREDITSLPKLLHILRDSDRFFVLFCDDLSFDGGETEYKSLKAVLEGGIEGRPENVIFYATSNRRHLMPRDMMENERGTAINPSEAVEEKVSLSDRFGLWLGFHNHNQDTYFAIIEKYAEFYGLDVPQQELRAQAVEWAMTRGSRSGRVAWQFIQDLAGKMGKRL, from the coding sequence ATGACAGATGACCAATTATATCCGCTGCTTCAACGGATTGCGGACAGCCTGGAGCGCTTGGCCCCGGCCCCCGCAGAGAAGCCTGATCTGACAGCCTCTGATGCCTATGTTTGGCATAAGGAGACCGAATGGCTGGAAGTCGTCCCCGAAGTCAATCGGATTGAGTTAGAATTGCTGCAAGGCATCGAAAAACAACGCGACACCTTGATGGAGAACACCCGTCGTTTTACCAACGGATTGCCCGCCAATAACGCACTTTTATGGGGCGCCCGTGGTACTGGCAAAAGTTCCGTGGTTAAAGCCATTCACGCCAAGATCAACGAAGATAAGCCCGGTGCATTGGCATTGGTTGAGATTCACCGCGAAGACATCACCTCATTGCCGAAGTTGCTGCATATCCTGCGCGATTCGGACCGGTTTTTTGTTCTGTTTTGCGATGACCTTTCATTCGATGGCGGTGAAACCGAATACAAGTCTCTGAAGGCTGTGCTTGAGGGTGGAATTGAAGGACGGCCAGAGAACGTCATTTTCTACGCGACTTCCAACCGCCGCCACCTAATGCCTCGCGACATGATGGAAAATGAACGTGGTACGGCGATTAATCCGTCTGAAGCGGTAGAAGAAAAAGTCTCCCTATCGGATCGCTTTGGACTGTGGCTTGGTTTTCACAACCACAACCAAGATACATATTTCGCCATTATCGAAAAGTACGCTGAATTTTATGGTCTGGATGTTCCCCAACAAGAACTGCGCGCCCAGGCCGTCGAATGGGCGATGACCCGAGGCTCACGTTCAGGCCGGGTTGCATGGCAGTTCATTCAGGACTTAGCTGGAAAAATGGGTAAGCGGCTTTAA
- a CDS encoding tetratricopeptide repeat protein: protein MAADQQELIQNAIVYAREGRLEEAEKAFTQVRDADPDNPDCYVNLGVVLRQQGKVDAALASYQYALSIDPKHSGALYNCANILRDGRRHQEAVELYLRALKINPEQVAILNNLGLTLQALGRQEEAIGYYHQAQKLQPDQAYLFDNIGNAYLELKNFPHAMASYRQALDIDPNFTPALAHMGITYSKEDKPDDAIKWLRRALAVDPHLIDALNAMGNALRVLNQDQEAIACFRRALEINPNFPEAISNLGVAFNDLGNLDQALAAARRAVQISPRNPIYHWTCALVLLRAGHFKEGWNEYEWRWQRHDFTTPNRDFGKPRWDGSPLDAKTILIHAEQGVGDTLQFIRYAPLVAKAGASVVVECQPEVAGLMADVEGVSTVVRQGDKFPNFDTQIPLLSLPRIFGTEVETIPAFTYLKAPKKPVVKIKPGKKFAVGLVWAGSATHRNDKQRSIPLETLTPLLDVPECVFYGLQVGDRQKEIKSLDLAEKVIDLSAKLKDFSATASVVDQLDLVISVDTAVAHLAGGMGKQTWTLLAFASEWRWLMGRDDSPWYPSMRLFRQKSAGDWGDVVEAVGEELGKAAKA from the coding sequence GTGGCCGCGGACCAACAGGAATTAATTCAAAACGCGATAGTTTATGCCCGCGAAGGCCGCCTTGAAGAGGCCGAAAAAGCTTTTACTCAGGTACGCGATGCCGATCCCGATAATCCAGATTGCTACGTCAATTTAGGAGTTGTGTTACGTCAGCAGGGAAAGGTCGATGCGGCCCTGGCGTCCTATCAATACGCGCTTTCGATTGATCCTAAACACAGTGGTGCGCTTTACAATTGTGCCAATATTTTGCGCGATGGTCGGCGGCACCAGGAGGCCGTGGAACTCTATCTCCGGGCCCTTAAAATTAATCCGGAACAAGTCGCGATCTTGAATAATCTTGGCCTTACGCTTCAGGCATTGGGGCGACAGGAAGAGGCCATCGGTTACTATCACCAGGCGCAAAAACTTCAACCGGATCAGGCTTACCTTTTCGATAATATTGGCAACGCTTATCTGGAACTCAAAAACTTCCCCCATGCCATGGCCAGCTATCGTCAGGCTTTGGACATTGACCCAAATTTCACGCCCGCTTTGGCTCATATGGGGATCACATATTCCAAAGAAGATAAGCCTGACGATGCGATCAAATGGCTGCGCAGGGCTTTGGCGGTTGATCCGCATTTGATCGATGCACTTAATGCTATGGGCAACGCGTTGAGGGTGCTTAATCAGGACCAAGAAGCCATCGCCTGTTTCCGTCGGGCGCTTGAGATCAATCCCAATTTCCCTGAAGCCATTTCGAATTTAGGAGTTGCATTCAACGACTTAGGCAATTTGGACCAGGCCCTCGCCGCGGCCCGTCGTGCCGTGCAAATTTCTCCTCGGAATCCGATTTATCATTGGACGTGTGCCTTGGTTCTCCTGCGTGCAGGGCATTTTAAAGAAGGCTGGAATGAATACGAATGGCGCTGGCAGCGGCATGATTTCACCACTCCAAACCGCGACTTCGGCAAACCGAGATGGGACGGCAGCCCCTTGGACGCAAAGACCATCCTGATCCACGCCGAACAAGGAGTCGGCGATACATTACAGTTTATCCGATATGCGCCCCTCGTTGCTAAAGCGGGGGCCTCCGTGGTGGTTGAGTGCCAGCCGGAAGTGGCGGGACTGATGGCAGACGTAGAAGGGGTAAGCACTGTCGTCCGACAAGGCGATAAGTTCCCTAACTTTGACACGCAAATACCGCTGTTAAGTCTGCCTAGAATATTCGGAACAGAAGTGGAAACGATCCCGGCGTTTACCTATTTGAAAGCGCCAAAGAAACCAGTCGTCAAAATTAAACCAGGCAAAAAATTTGCGGTCGGACTGGTGTGGGCCGGCAGTGCGACACATCGGAACGACAAACAACGGTCGATCCCGTTGGAGACTTTGACGCCCTTGTTGGATGTACCGGAGTGTGTGTTCTACGGCCTGCAGGTCGGTGACCGGCAAAAGGAAATTAAATCTCTGGACTTGGCCGAAAAGGTGATCGACCTGTCTGCAAAGCTGAAAGATTTTTCTGCCACCGCGTCCGTGGTCGATCAATTGGACTTGGTCATTTCAGTCGACACAGCGGTTGCGCATCTAGCCGGGGGAATGGGCAAGCAAACCTGGACGTTGCTGGCTTTTGCTTCCGAATGGCGCTGGTTGATGGGACGGGATGACAGTCCGTGGTACCCCAGTATGCGGCTTTTCCGACAAAAGTCGGCAGGAGACTGGGGGGATGTGGTGGAAGCAGTTGGCGAGGAGTTGGGTAAAGCAGCTAAAGCTTAA
- a CDS encoding DUF4389 domain-containing protein: MDKFSTDNVTENVKESGTWIRFAAMVFYGFAFYIVSSLTFFIAVVQFLIKLLTGSVNAQLQSVGLSLALYAKESIVFLTFHSEELPFPFGLAWPKGEKAKPARKSTRKTAKSPAKSSARKAAA, translated from the coding sequence ATGGACAAGTTTTCGACAGATAATGTCACAGAGAATGTCAAAGAATCCGGCACTTGGATCCGCTTCGCCGCAATGGTTTTCTATGGTTTCGCATTCTACATTGTATCGTCGTTGACGTTTTTTATCGCGGTCGTTCAGTTCCTCATAAAGCTGCTAACGGGATCAGTGAATGCACAACTGCAATCTGTAGGCTTAAGCTTGGCCCTGTACGCCAAGGAAAGTATTGTGTTTTTGACCTTCCATTCAGAAGAATTGCCATTCCCATTTGGCCTAGCATGGCCCAAGGGAGAAAAGGCGAAACCCGCGCGCAAATCAACTCGTAAAACAGCCAAATCTCCAGCTAAATCTTCAGCCCGCAAGGCAGCGGCCTAG
- a CDS encoding LysM peptidoglycan-binding domain-containing M23 family metallopeptidase, with product MRSIGWKFICFCIVAAVSGCGWAEWPPKPVSFPKYGGKAPENKGSRSNERARPSTIKVATGDTVYNVARRHGVSVRALIDANRLRPPYRLRAGQILALPRSPVHVVKSGDTLYAIALRYGVGMYSLARTNGLQAPYLIRVGQSLKIPGWSRSIAAKARPRRSSDVPKKPRPRGTSKQSNSAPPPVPQPVMPLPPPKARSSSGFLWPVRGRVVSRFGAKAKGLHNDGINIATRRGVPVLAADHGVVAYAGNELRGFGNLLLIKHSEGWVTAYAHNQVLLVKRGQSIKKGQSIARVGSTGTVNTPQLHFELRKGKRAVDPQKYLSRLRI from the coding sequence ATGAGGTCTATAGGGTGGAAATTTATCTGTTTTTGTATTGTGGCGGCGGTGTCTGGTTGCGGCTGGGCGGAGTGGCCGCCGAAGCCTGTTTCATTTCCAAAATATGGTGGAAAAGCCCCGGAAAATAAGGGCTCGCGGAGTAATGAGAGGGCACGGCCCAGCACGATCAAGGTTGCCACTGGTGACACTGTCTACAATGTCGCACGGCGCCATGGGGTCTCTGTTCGTGCCCTTATTGATGCGAATCGCTTGCGGCCGCCTTATCGATTGAGAGCAGGCCAAATTTTAGCGTTGCCGCGTTCTCCGGTCCATGTGGTTAAGAGCGGCGATACACTTTACGCAATTGCTTTGCGCTATGGTGTCGGGATGTATTCCTTGGCTCGCACCAATGGACTACAGGCACCTTATCTAATCAGGGTTGGACAGTCGCTTAAAATTCCAGGCTGGAGCCGGTCGATCGCTGCCAAAGCCCGACCGCGAAGAAGCTCTGATGTGCCGAAAAAGCCTCGGCCCAGAGGTACCTCTAAGCAATCAAATTCGGCACCGCCGCCGGTTCCCCAACCCGTTATGCCTCTGCCGCCGCCAAAAGCTCGCTCATCGTCTGGGTTTCTTTGGCCGGTGAGGGGAAGGGTGGTTTCAAGGTTTGGTGCGAAAGCCAAAGGTCTGCACAACGATGGAATCAATATTGCGACCCGTCGGGGCGTGCCGGTACTTGCTGCGGATCATGGTGTGGTGGCCTATGCTGGCAATGAACTACGTGGCTTTGGCAACCTGTTGCTGATCAAACATTCAGAAGGCTGGGTGACGGCGTATGCCCACAACCAAGTTCTTCTGGTCAAACGCGGGCAAAGTATTAAAAAAGGGCAATCCATCGCCCGTGTTGGCAGCACAGGTACCGTGAACACGCCGCAGCTTCACTTCGAATTGCGCAAAGGAAAGCGCGCGGTAGACCCGCAGAAGTATTTATCGAGGCTGCGGATTTAG